One segment of Polyodon spathula isolate WHYD16114869_AA unplaced genomic scaffold, ASM1765450v1 scaffolds_3351, whole genome shotgun sequence DNA contains the following:
- the LOC121311910 gene encoding high choriolytic enzyme 1-like, whose translation MDHKLVLATLALLLSVSQGKPLKGDQSGKGQRERSSPRIPEDKDVFSIILEANKEIKAHMMEGDIVVSNSRNAMNCPDNSCFWPKASDGFVYVPYTISSEYSAEEKAIISSAFPDFDVQTCIRFKPRTTEKDYVNISPQNGCWSNIGKYKGAQQVSLSKGGCVYKATAQHELIHSLGFYHEQSRPDRDSYVRINWQYIPEEQASNFYKQDINTLGMPYDYTSIMHYGRDAFSNTTGQPTIVPIPDETVEIGQRIAMSPRDIQKINKLYGCSNVAAVQCGGILTAVSGTFTSPNYPLEYPTNTDCTWIINAPKGYKVSLTISSFDVEYSDDCSYDYLILRDGPKTTSPVQQTYCGSEPIPSFTSSGNAAVVQFHSDDVEVGKGFSAKYKFGM comes from the exons ATGGATCACAAACTGGTGCTCGCCACTTTAGCACTGCTGCTCAGTGTCTCACAGGGCAAGCCTCTGAAG GGGGACCAAAGTGGAAAAG GTCAAAGAGAAAGAAGTAGCCCAAGGATCCCTGAAGATAAGGATGTCTTCAGCATCATCTTAGAAGCCAATAAAG AAATCAAAGCGCATATGATGGAGGGTGACATTGTCGTGTCAAACTCCAGGAATGCCATGAACTGCCCGGACAACTCATGCTTTTGGCCGAAGGCCTCTGATGGATTTGTTTATGTGCCTTATACGATCTCCAGTGAATACA GTGCTGAAGAGAAGGCAATAATCTCCAGTGCATTCCCAGACTTCGATGTACAGACCTGCATTAGATTTAAACCACGAACTACAGAAAAAGACTACGTAAATATCAGTCCCCAGAACGG CTGCTGGTCCAATATTGGAAAGTATAAAGGCGCTCAGCAAGTGTCCCTGTCAAAGGGAGGCTGTGTTTACAAAGCCACGGCTCAACATGAGCTCATCCATTCGCTAGGCTTCTATCACGAGCAGAGCAGACCTGACCGCGACAGCTATGTCAGAATCAACTGGCAGTACATCCCAGAAG AGCAAGCTTCTAACTTTTACAAGCAGGACATTAATACCTTGGGCATGCCATACGACTACACCTCCATCATGCATTATGGAAG GGATGCTTTCTCAAATACAACTGGACAGCCTACTATTGTACCCATTCCAGATGAAACGGTAGAAATCGGACAGAGAATAGCAATGTCTCCTAGAGATATTCAAAAGATCAATAAGCTTTATGGCTGCAGTAA TGTGGCTGCAG TGCAATGCGGAGGCATACTGACTGCTGTGAGTGGAACTTTTACATCTCCCAATTATCCACTGGAATATCCCACTAATACAGACTGCACATGGATCATCAACGCCCCTAAAGGGTACAAG gTCTCACTTACCATCAGTTCCTTTGATGTGGAGTATTCTGATGACTGTTCCTATGACTATCTCATTCTCCGAGATGGACCCAAGACTACATCCCCTGTACAGCAAACCTATTGTGGCTCTGAACCCATTCCCTCCTTCACCTCCAGTGGAAACGCTGCAGTGGTTCAGTTCCACAGCGACGACGTAGAAGTCGGGAAGGGATTCTCAGCCAAGTACAAGTTTGGTATGTAA